In one Kitasatospora cineracea genomic region, the following are encoded:
- a CDS encoding IS5 family transposase, with protein MTDRRPYPSDLSDARWALVEPTLTAWRRARTERALAFGRPPEHELRDLLDAILYVDRTGIPWRYLPHDYPPWETVYAYFARWQKEGVFEQLNGLLRRLVRTAEGRGLEPTACIIDSQSVKTSTNVPASSQGVDVGKKIVGRKRNIVTDTIGLLLMVLVTAASVQDGAAGKQLLTAVATEHPAVHKAWTDMGYKNAVVEHGATLGIDVEIVRRDPATRGFVVQPRRWVVERTFGWLMHHRRLARDYEALPARSEAMVHVAMISLMTRRLTGESTPTWRGT; from the coding sequence ATGACGGATCGTCGACCGTATCCGAGTGACCTGTCCGACGCCCGCTGGGCCTTGGTCGAACCCACCCTCACCGCCTGGCGTCGGGCCCGCACCGAGCGGGCCCTCGCGTTCGGCCGGCCTCCCGAGCACGAACTGCGCGACCTCCTGGACGCGATCCTCTACGTCGACCGCACCGGCATCCCCTGGCGCTACCTCCCGCACGACTACCCGCCGTGGGAGACCGTCTACGCCTACTTCGCCCGATGGCAGAAGGAAGGCGTGTTCGAGCAGCTCAACGGGCTGTTGAGGCGTCTGGTCCGCACTGCCGAGGGCCGCGGTCTTGAGCCGACGGCCTGCATCATCGACTCACAGAGCGTGAAGACCTCCACAAACGTCCCCGCCTCCTCGCAGGGCGTCGACGTCGGCAAGAAGATCGTCGGCAGGAAGCGCAACATCGTCACCGACACGATCGGCCTGCTGCTGATGGTCCTGGTCACCGCCGCGAGTGTGCAGGACGGCGCCGCCGGCAAGCAGTTGCTGACCGCGGTCGCCACCGAGCACCCCGCCGTCCACAAGGCCTGGACCGACATGGGCTACAAGAACGCCGTCGTCGAACACGGCGCCACCCTCGGCATTGACGTCGAGATTGTCCGCCGCGACCCCGCCACCAGGGGATTCGTCGTCCAGCCCCGCAGATGGGTCGTAGAAAGGACCTTTGGCTGGCTCATGCACCACCGCCGTCTCGCCCGCGACTACGAAGCCCTCCCGGCCCGCTCCGAAGCCATGGTCCACGTCGCGATGATCAGTCTCATGACCCGCCGACTCACCGGCGAATCAACCCCGACCTGGCGCGGAACATGA
- a CDS encoding IS3 family transposase, which produces MIGDRPWPRRAAARTAIFEWIEGRYNIRRLHSSLGHRSPAEYETVLAA; this is translated from the coding sequence TTGATCGGCGACCGGCCGTGGCCGCGCCGCGCAGCGGCCAGAACGGCGATCTTCGAGTGGATCGAGGGCCGGTACAACATCCGCAGACTGCACAGCAGCCTCGGCCACCGCAGTCCCGCCGAGTACGAGACCGTCCTCGCAGCCTGA